A single genomic interval of Mustela nigripes isolate SB6536 chromosome 7, MUSNIG.SB6536, whole genome shotgun sequence harbors:
- the MSGN1 gene encoding mesogenin-1 — MDNLRETFLSLEEGLGPSDSPGLLSSWDWNNRAGPFEVNQASPTQSLSPASSLGSYSSSPRPAVAELACGHGGATSGGSGGCDGRGTGGLVEVDYNMLAFQPAYLQGAGGPKAQKGAKVRMSVQRRRKASEREKLRMRTLADALHTLRNYLPPVYSQRGQPLTKIQTLKYTIKYIRELTDLLNGGREPRPQSA; from the coding sequence ATGGACAACCTGCGCGAGACCTTCCTCAGCCTCGAAGAGGGCTTGGGCCCCTCCGACAGCCCCGGCCTCCTGTCCTCCTGGGACTGGAACAACAGGGCAGGGCCCTTTGAGGTGAACCAGGCCTCCCCGACCCAGAGCCTGTCTCCGGCGTCTTCGCTGGGGTCCTACTCATCTTCTCCCCGACCGGCTGTGGCTGAGCTGGCCTGTGGGCACGGAGGTGCCACCAGTGGGGGCAGCGGTGGCTGCGATGGCCGTGGGACCGGTGGCCTGGTGGAGGTGGACTACAATATGTTAGCCTTCCAGCCTGCCTACCTGCAGGGCGCGGGGGGCCCCAAGGCCCAGAAGGGGGCCAAAGTCAGGATGTCTGTGCAGCGGAGACGGAAGGCcagcgagagggagaagcttcGGATGAGGACCTTGGCGGACGCCCTGCACACCCTCCGGAATTACCTACCCCCCGTCTACAGCCAGCGGGGCCAGCCGCTCACCAAGATCCAGACGCTGAAGTACACCATCAAGTACATCAGGGAGCTCACAGATCTCCTCAACGGCGGGAGGGAGCCTCGGCCCCAGAGCGCCTGA